A single Staphylococcus muscae DNA region contains:
- a CDS encoding ORF6C domain-containing protein, whose protein sequence is MSKNLIDISVKQADQLVQQAQYTRQLLNKMVEHEEKMLTHDKKMDEQWKETLDIKAEVIEIKNSASNRLDKLENNLAITHGEGKFIKAKVAEKSYQLVNEFLGTAVSNELYHKKRCHFITGLYSRLNKHFNSITYTTIKHIDFEKAMCLIEDTTLEDLPRNYLKLTDNQIETAKRHGDYAILEKLNQFQI, encoded by the coding sequence ATGTCTAAAAATTTGATAGATATCAGTGTAAAGCAAGCGGATCAATTAGTACAACAAGCACAGTATACAAGACAACTTTTAAATAAGATGGTTGAACACGAAGAAAAAATGTTGACGCATGATAAGAAAATGGATGAACAGTGGAAAGAGACGCTCGATATTAAAGCAGAGGTAATTGAAATAAAAAACAGTGCAAGTAATAGGTTGGATAAATTAGAAAATAATCTTGCAATCACTCATGGTGAAGGAAAATTTATTAAAGCCAAAGTTGCTGAAAAATCGTATCAATTAGTAAATGAATTTTTAGGTACGGCGGTATCGAATGAACTTTACCACAAAAAGCGCTGCCATTTTATCACGGGTTTGTACAGCAGGTTAAATAAACACTTCAACTCAATTACTTATACAACAATTAAGCATATAGATTTTGAAAAGGCAATGTGTCTTATTGAAGACACAACTTTAGAAGATTTACCTAGAAACTATTTAAAACTTACTGACAATCAAATTGAAACTGCCAAACGTCATGGTGATTATGCAATATTAGAAAAATTAAATCAATTCCAAATTTAG
- a CDS encoding Thoeris anti-defense Tad2 family protein has product MNIQEATKLALEKGKSIYRKDLRNKGLRGEILPTNDSHHGMLYTIPDKKSYKQRWQPLAEDLVSDEWFVTGEELSSY; this is encoded by the coding sequence ATGAATATTCAAGAGGCAACAAAGTTAGCTTTAGAAAAAGGCAAATCTATTTATAGAAAAGATTTAAGAAATAAAGGGTTAAGAGGCGAAATCTTGCCTACAAACGACTCGCATCACGGTATGCTGTATACCATTCCAGATAAAAAGTCCTATAAGCAAAGATGGCAACCGTTAGCAGAGGACTTAGTATCTGATGAATGGTTTGTGACAGGAGAGGAATTAAGCTCCTACTAG
- a CDS encoding BRO family protein, with amino-acid sequence MQELQIFNFEELPVRTLIIDDEPYFVGKDVADILGYSNSRKALSDHVDVDDKLTSRIVTAGQNRNQTIINESGLYSLIFSSKLESAKRFKRWVTSEVLPTLRKTGSYQVPTEPMEALRLMFQATEETREQIKSVKADVIDLKENQKLDAGEYGFLSKTVHQRVANIRQLYGLPNSKEVNKPLYKDINNNINTMAGIKTRTQIRQKHFNDVMDMIANWFPSQSTMYVIKQMEFEI; translated from the coding sequence ATGCAAGAATTACAGATTTTTAATTTTGAAGAATTACCAGTGAGGACATTAATAATTGATGATGAACCATATTTTGTAGGGAAAGATGTGGCTGACATTTTAGGTTACTCAAACTCAAGAAAAGCTTTATCTGATCACGTAGATGTAGATGATAAGCTGACGTCACGAATCGTTACGGCAGGTCAAAATAGAAATCAAACTATCATCAACGAATCAGGACTTTACAGTCTAATCTTTTCATCAAAATTAGAAAGTGCAAAACGATTCAAGCGTTGGGTTACATCAGAAGTTTTGCCAACACTAAGAAAGACAGGTAGCTATCAAGTGCCGACCGAACCAATGGAAGCACTTAGATTGATGTTTCAAGCAACAGAAGAAACAAGAGAGCAAATTAAAAGTGTAAAAGCTGATGTGATTGATTTAAAAGAGAATCAAAAGTTAGACGCAGGAGAGTATGGCTTTCTATCTAAAACAGTTCATCAGAGAGTAGCAAACATAAGACAGTTGTACGGACTACCTAATAGCAAAGAAGTGAACAAACCATTGTATAAAGACATCAATAACAACATTAATACAATGGCAGGGATTAAAACGAGAACACAGATACGCCAAAAACATTTTAATGATGTGATGGACATGATTGCTAACTGGTTCCCGTCACAATCAACGATGTACGTGATCAAGCAAATGGAATTCGAAATTTAG